A genome region from Heliangelus exortis chromosome 12, bHelExo1.hap1, whole genome shotgun sequence includes the following:
- the DCAF1 gene encoding DDB1- and CUL4-associated factor 1 isoform X1 yields MKSPVTAGIRFCCHLTSCAKAHLHFQGSAMTSGSGHVDSKAELTALLEQWEKEHGSGQDMVPILTRMSELIEKETEEYRKGDPDPFDDRHPGRADPECMLGHLLRILFKNDDFMNALVNAYVMTSREPPLNTAACRLLLDIMPGLETAVVFQEKEGIVENLFKWAREADQPLRTYATGLLGGAMENQDIAANYRDENSQLVALVLRRLRELQVTEMTTKQENKRPSPRKVPSDPLLPLDEEAVDMDYGAMAVDGEQEEVSGDMEISFHLDSSHKTSSRVNSATKLDDGGLRKNKSGKQHERDGFRKAKQKLGFSASEPERMFVELSNSSWSEMSPWVIGTNYTLYPLTPAIEQRLILQYLTPLGEYQELLPIFMQLGSRELMMYYIDLKRTNDVLLTFEALKHLASLLLHNKFATEFVAHGGVQKLLEIPRPSMAATGVSMCLYYLSYNQDAMERVCMHPHNVLSDVVNYTLWLMECSHASGCCHATMFFSICFSFRAVLELFDRHDGLRRLVNLISTLEILNLEDQGALLSDDEIFASRQTGKHTCMALRRYFEAHLAIKLEQVKQSLQRTEGGILVHPQPPYKACSYTHEQIVEMMEFLIEYGPAQLYWEPAEVFLKLSCVQLMLQLISIACNWKTYYARNDTVRYALDVLAILTVVPKIQLQLAEPVDVLDEAGSTVSTVGISIILGVAEGEFFIHDAEIQKSALQIIINCVCGPDNRISSIGKFISGTPRRKLPQAPKSSEHTLAKMWNVVQSNNGIKVLLSLLSIKMPITDADQIRALACKALVGLSRSSTVRQIISKLPLFSSCQIQQLMKEPVLQDKRSEHVKFCKYAAELIERVSGKPLLIGTDVSLARLQKADVVAQSRITFPEKELLLLIRNHLISKGLGETASILTKEADLPMTAASHSSAFTPVAATASPVTLPRTPRIANGISSRLGSHTSVGSTATSVHAQARPSASQGSLVLPGPSYANNSPPIGRISFVRERPSPCNGRKIRVLRQKSDHGAYSQSPAIKKQLDRHLPSPPTLDSIITEYLREQHARCKNPVATCPPFSLFTPHQCPEPKQRRQAPTNFTSRLTRRAAFPKYGGVDGGCFDRHLIFSRFRPISVFREANEDESGFTCCAFSARERFLMLGTCTGQLKLYNVFSGQEEASYNCHNSAITHLEPSRDGSLLLTSATWSQPLSALWGMKSVFDMKHSFPDDQYVEFSKHSQDRVIGTKGDIAHIYDIQTGNKLLTLFNPDLANNYKKNCATFNPTDDLVLNDGVLWDVRSAQAIHKFDKFNMTISGVFHPNGLEVIVNTEIWDLRTFHLLHTVPALDQCRVVFNYTGTVMYGAMLQADDEDDLLEERMRSPFGSSFRTFNATDYKPIATIDVKRNIFDLCTDSKDCYLAVIENQGSMDAMNMDTVCRLYEVGRQRLAEDEEDEEEDQDDEEQEEEDDDEDDDDTDDLDELDTDQLLEAELEEDENNENAGEDGENDFSPSDDEELANLLEEGDEGEDEDSDADEEVELILGDTDSSDNSDLEDDIILSLNE; encoded by the exons ATGAAGTCACCTGTGACAGCAGGGATCCGGTTCTGCTGCCATTTAACATCATGTGCCAAGGCCCATCTGCACTTCCAAG GCTCAGCCATGACTTCAGGATCTGGGCATGTGGACTCCAAGGCTGAGCTCACTGCTTTGCTTGAGCAATGGGAGAAAGAACATGGCAGCGGGCAAGACATGGTCCCTATTCTCACCAG AATGTCTGAGCTGATTGAGAAGGAGACTGAGGAGTACCGCAAAGGGGATCCAGACCCATTTGATGACCGACACCCAG GTCGAGCAGACCCAGAGTGTATGCTTGGTCACTTACTAAGGATACTTTTCAAGAACGATGATTTCATGAATGCG CTAGTGAATGCTTATGTGATGACAAGCAGAGAACCTCCGTTAAACACTGCTGCCTGCCGACTCCTTCTGGATATCATGCCAGGACTGGAAACAGCTGTTGTCTTCCAGGAAAAG GAAGGCATAGTTGAAAATCTCTTCAAGTGGGCGCGAGAGGCTGATCAGCCACTAAGGACGTATGCAACAGGACTGCTAGGAGGAGCTATGGAAAACCAAGATATTGCTGCAAATTACAGGGATGAGAACTCACAATTG gTGGCTTTGGTGCTTCGAAGGCTACGAGAGTTACAGGTTACTGAAATgacaacaaaacaagaaaacaagcgCCCCAGTCCTCGGAAAGTGCCATCGgatcctctgctgcctctggatGAAGAGGCTGTGGATATGGATTATGGGGCGATGGCAGTGGATGGAGAGCAAGAGGAAGTTTCTGGTGATATGGAGATCTCCTTTCATCTTGATTCAAGTCACAAGACCAGTAGCAGAGTAAACTCTGCTACAAAGCTAGATGATGGGGGactgaggaaaaacaaatcagGGAAACAGCACGAAAGAGATGGCTTCCGGAAGGCCAAGCAAAAGCTGGGCTTCTCTGCTTCAGAACCTGAGCGGATGTTTGTTGAACTGTCCAACAGCAGCTGGTCAGAAATGTCCCCGTGGGTGATTGGCACTAATTACACACTTTACCCTTTGACTCCTGCCATAGAGCAGAGGCTAATTCTTCAGTACCTGACTCCCTTGGGGGAGTACCAAGAG ctgctACCCATCTTTATGCAACTGGGATCAAGGGAGCTGATGATGTACTATATTGATTTGAAGCGAACCAACGATGTGCTGCTCACTTTTGAAGCCCTTAAG CATTTGGCATCATTGCTGCTGCACAACAAGTTTGCAACGGAGTTTGTTGCTCATGGAGGAGTGCAAAAGTTGCTGGAGATTCCTCGTCCTTCCATGGCAGCAACAGGGGTCTCCATGTGCTTGTATTATTTGTCTTACAATCAGGATGCCATGGAAAGG gTGTGCATGCACCCCCATAATGTGCTTTCAGATGTAGTAAACTACACCTTATGGCTGATGGAGTGCTCCCATGCCTCAGGCTGCTGCCATGCTACCATGTTCTTCTCCATTTGCTTCTCTTTCCGTGCTGTCCTGGAGCTCTTTGACAGGCACGATGGCCTTCGGCGACTGGTTAACCTG ATAAGCACTCTTGAAATCTTAAACCTGGAAGACCAAGGAGCCCTCTTGAGTGATGATGAGATCTTTGCCAGCCGCCAGACTGGGAAGCACACGTGCATGGCCTTGCGTAGATACTTTGAGGCTCACCTTGCTATCAAGCTTGAGCAGGTGAAGCAGTCACTCCAGCGCACTGAAGGTGGCATCCTGGTCCACCCACAGCCCCCCTACAAG GCCTGTTCATATACTCATGAGCAGATTGTAGAGATGATGGAGTTCCTGATTGAGTATGGCCCAGCACAGCTCTACTGGGAGCCAGCAGAAGTTTTTCTCAAATTGTCTTGTGTCCAACTCATGCTTCAGCTCATTTCAATAGCATGCAACTGGAAAACGTACTATGCAAG GAATGACACCGTACGATACGCTTTGGATGTACTCGCCATCCTCACTGTGGTTCCTAAAATCCAGTTGCAGCTGGCAGAACCTGTGGATGTGTTAGATGAAGCTGGATCTACTGTTTCCACTGTGG GTATTAGTATCATCCTTGGAGTTGCTGAGGGTGAATTTTTCATCCATGATGCCGAGATTCAGAAATCAGCCCTTCAGATCATCATCAATTGCGTATGTGGCCCAGATAATCGGATATCCAGTATTGGCAAATTCATCTCTGGAACTCCTCGGCGAAAGCTTCCTCAGGCCCCCAAGAGCAGTGAGCACACATTGGCTAAGATGTGGAATGTGGTGCAGTCCAACAACGGCATCAAagtgctgctgtcactgctgtccATAAAAATGCCGATCACAGACGCAGATCAGATCCGAGCATTAGCCTGCAAAGCCTTGGTGGGGCTCTCCCGCAGCAGTACTGTCCGGCAGATTATCAGCAAGCTCCCCCTCTTCAGCAGCTGCCAAATTCAGCAGCTGATGAAGGAGCCAGTGCTCCAGGACAAGCGCAGTGAGCACGTGAAGTTCTGCAAATACGCAGCTGAGCTGATAGAGCGTGTCTCGGGGAAGCCGTTGCTGATCGGCACCGATGTCTCTCTGGCTCGGTTGCAGAAAGCGGATGTGGTGGCCCAGTCAAGGATCACGTTTCCtgagaaggagctgctgcttcttatCCGGAACCATCTCATCTCAAAGGGCCTAGGAGAAACTGCATCCATCCTTACTAAAGAGGCTGACCTGCCCATGACTGCAGCATCTCATTCATCTGCCTTCACCCCTGTTGCGGCCACTGCCTCTCCTGTGACCCTGCCTCGCACTCCTCGCATCGCTAACGGCATCTCATCCCGTTTGGGCAGCCACACTTCTGTAGGTTCCACTGCCACCTCTGTCCATGCTCAGGCGAGGCCGTCTGCATCGCAAGGTTCGCTTGTCCTTCCAGGCCCTTCTTATGCCAACAACTCTCCTCCAATTGGCAGGATTAGTTTTGTCAGGGAGAGGCCATCTCCCTGCAATGGCAGAAAAATCAGAGTGTTGCGACAAAAATCGGACCATGGCGCCTACAGCCAGAGCCCAGCTATCAAAAAGCAGCTGGACAGACATCTTCCTTCCCCACCCACGCTGGACAGTATAATCACAGAGTACCTTAGGGAGCAGCACGCCCGCTGCAAGAACCCTGTTGCCACCTgtccccctttctctctctttactCCCCATCAGTGTCCTGAGCCAAAACAGAGGCGCCAAGCGCCAACTAACTTTACCTCACGGCTGACCCGCAGGGCAGCCTTTCCGAAGTACGGCGGGGTGGATGGTGGCTGCTTTGATAGACACCTTATATTTAGCAG GTTCCGTCCAATTTCTGTGTTCAGGGAAGCAAATGAGGATGAGAGTGGCTTTACTTGCTGTGCATTTTCTGCAAGAGAAAGATTCTTAATGCTGGGTACTTGCACGGGGCAGTTGAAACTGTATAATGTATTCAGTGGGCAGGAAGAGGCCAGTTACAACTGCCATAACTCTGCCATCACGCACCTTGAGCCATCCAGG GATGGATCCTTATTGCTGACATCTGCTACGTGGAGCCAGCCTCTCTCTGCATTGTGGGGAATGAAGTCTGTCTTTGATATGAA GCATTCCTTCCCTGATGATCAGTATGTGGAGTTCAGCAAGCACTCTCAGGATAGGGTCATTGGCACAAAAGGGGACATTGCCCAT aTCTATGATATTCAGACTGGCAACAAGCTATTGACTCTGTTTAACCCAGATCTTGCCAACAACTACAAGAAGAACTGTGCCACCTTTAACCCCACTGATGACCTTGTCCTAAATGATGGTGTCCTCTGGGATGTTAGATCAGCACAAGCCATCCACAAGTTTGACAAATTCAACATGACCATCAGTGGTGTTTTCCATCCCAATGGGCTAGAGGTCATAGTCAACACAGAAATT tgggatCTCCGAACTTTCCATTTGTTACACACGGTACCTGCACTGGATCAGTGTCGTGTGGTCTTCAATTATACAGGCACAGTTATGTATGGAG CTATGTTGCAGGCAGATGATGAAGATGACCTTCTGGAGGAGAGAATGAGAAGTCCCTTTGGCTCTTCCTTCAGGACATTTAATGCAACTGATTATAAACCTATAG CTACCATAGATGTAAAGCGGAATATCTTTGACCTGTGCACAGACAGCAAGGACTGCTATCTGGCTGTCATTGAG
- the DCAF1 gene encoding DDB1- and CUL4-associated factor 1 isoform X3 — MTSGSGHVDSKAELTALLEQWEKEHGSGQDMVPILTRMSELIEKETEEYRKGDPDPFDDRHPGRADPECMLGHLLRILFKNDDFMNALVNAYVMTSREPPLNTAACRLLLDIMPGLETAVVFQEKEGIVENLFKWAREADQPLRTYATGLLGGAMENQDIAANYRDENSQLVALVLRRLRELQVTEMTTKQENKRPSPRKVPSDPLLPLDEEAVDMDYGAMAVDGEQEEVSGDMEISFHLDSSHKTSSRVNSATKLDDGGLRKNKSGKQHERDGFRKAKQKLGFSASEPERMFVELSNSSWSEMSPWVIGTNYTLYPLTPAIEQRLILQYLTPLGEYQELLPIFMQLGSRELMMYYIDLKRTNDVLLTFEALKHLASLLLHNKFATEFVAHGGVQKLLEIPRPSMAATGVSMCLYYLSYNQDAMERVCMHPHNVLSDVVNYTLWLMECSHASGCCHATMFFSICFSFRAVLELFDRHDGLRRLVNLISTLEILNLEDQGALLSDDEIFASRQTGKHTCMALRRYFEAHLAIKLEQVKQSLQRTEGGILVHPQPPYKACSYTHEQIVEMMEFLIEYGPAQLYWEPAEVFLKLSCVQLMLQLISIACNWKTYYARNDTVRYALDVLAILTVVPKIQLQLAEPVDVLDEAGSTVSTVGISIILGVAEGEFFIHDAEIQKSALQIIINCVCGPDNRISSIGKFISGTPRRKLPQAPKSSEHTLAKMWNVVQSNNGIKVLLSLLSIKMPITDADQIRALACKALVGLSRSSTVRQIISKLPLFSSCQIQQLMKEPVLQDKRSEHVKFCKYAAELIERVSGKPLLIGTDVSLARLQKADVVAQSRITFPEKELLLLIRNHLISKGLGETASILTKEADLPMTAASHSSAFTPVAATASPVTLPRTPRIANGISSRLGSHTSVGSTATSVHAQARPSASQGSLVLPGPSYANNSPPIGRISFVRERPSPCNGRKIRVLRQKSDHGAYSQSPAIKKQLDRHLPSPPTLDSIITEYLREQHARCKNPVATCPPFSLFTPHQCPEPKQRRQAPTNFTSRLTRRAAFPKYGGVDGGCFDRHLIFSRFRPISVFREANEDESGFTCCAFSARERFLMLGTCTGQLKLYNVFSGQEEASYNCHNSAITHLEPSRDGSLLLTSATWSQPLSALWGMKSVFDMKHSFPDDQYVEFSKHSQDRVIGTKGDIAHIYDIQTGNKLLTLFNPDLANNYKKNCATFNPTDDLVLNDGVLWDVRSAQAIHKFDKFNMTISGVFHPNGLEVIVNTEIWDLRTFHLLHTVPALDQCRVVFNYTGTVMYGAMLQADDEDDLLEERMRSPFGSSFRTFNATDYKPIATIDVKRNIFDLCTDSKDCYLAVIENQGSMDAMNMDTVCRLYEVGRQRLAEDEEDEEEDQDDEEQEEEDDDEDDDDTDDLDELDTDQLLEAELEEDENNENAGEDGENDFSPSDDEELANLLEEGDEGEDEDSDADEEVELILGDTDSSDNSDLEDDIILSLNE, encoded by the exons ATGACTTCAGGATCTGGGCATGTGGACTCCAAGGCTGAGCTCACTGCTTTGCTTGAGCAATGGGAGAAAGAACATGGCAGCGGGCAAGACATGGTCCCTATTCTCACCAG AATGTCTGAGCTGATTGAGAAGGAGACTGAGGAGTACCGCAAAGGGGATCCAGACCCATTTGATGACCGACACCCAG GTCGAGCAGACCCAGAGTGTATGCTTGGTCACTTACTAAGGATACTTTTCAAGAACGATGATTTCATGAATGCG CTAGTGAATGCTTATGTGATGACAAGCAGAGAACCTCCGTTAAACACTGCTGCCTGCCGACTCCTTCTGGATATCATGCCAGGACTGGAAACAGCTGTTGTCTTCCAGGAAAAG GAAGGCATAGTTGAAAATCTCTTCAAGTGGGCGCGAGAGGCTGATCAGCCACTAAGGACGTATGCAACAGGACTGCTAGGAGGAGCTATGGAAAACCAAGATATTGCTGCAAATTACAGGGATGAGAACTCACAATTG gTGGCTTTGGTGCTTCGAAGGCTACGAGAGTTACAGGTTACTGAAATgacaacaaaacaagaaaacaagcgCCCCAGTCCTCGGAAAGTGCCATCGgatcctctgctgcctctggatGAAGAGGCTGTGGATATGGATTATGGGGCGATGGCAGTGGATGGAGAGCAAGAGGAAGTTTCTGGTGATATGGAGATCTCCTTTCATCTTGATTCAAGTCACAAGACCAGTAGCAGAGTAAACTCTGCTACAAAGCTAGATGATGGGGGactgaggaaaaacaaatcagGGAAACAGCACGAAAGAGATGGCTTCCGGAAGGCCAAGCAAAAGCTGGGCTTCTCTGCTTCAGAACCTGAGCGGATGTTTGTTGAACTGTCCAACAGCAGCTGGTCAGAAATGTCCCCGTGGGTGATTGGCACTAATTACACACTTTACCCTTTGACTCCTGCCATAGAGCAGAGGCTAATTCTTCAGTACCTGACTCCCTTGGGGGAGTACCAAGAG ctgctACCCATCTTTATGCAACTGGGATCAAGGGAGCTGATGATGTACTATATTGATTTGAAGCGAACCAACGATGTGCTGCTCACTTTTGAAGCCCTTAAG CATTTGGCATCATTGCTGCTGCACAACAAGTTTGCAACGGAGTTTGTTGCTCATGGAGGAGTGCAAAAGTTGCTGGAGATTCCTCGTCCTTCCATGGCAGCAACAGGGGTCTCCATGTGCTTGTATTATTTGTCTTACAATCAGGATGCCATGGAAAGG gTGTGCATGCACCCCCATAATGTGCTTTCAGATGTAGTAAACTACACCTTATGGCTGATGGAGTGCTCCCATGCCTCAGGCTGCTGCCATGCTACCATGTTCTTCTCCATTTGCTTCTCTTTCCGTGCTGTCCTGGAGCTCTTTGACAGGCACGATGGCCTTCGGCGACTGGTTAACCTG ATAAGCACTCTTGAAATCTTAAACCTGGAAGACCAAGGAGCCCTCTTGAGTGATGATGAGATCTTTGCCAGCCGCCAGACTGGGAAGCACACGTGCATGGCCTTGCGTAGATACTTTGAGGCTCACCTTGCTATCAAGCTTGAGCAGGTGAAGCAGTCACTCCAGCGCACTGAAGGTGGCATCCTGGTCCACCCACAGCCCCCCTACAAG GCCTGTTCATATACTCATGAGCAGATTGTAGAGATGATGGAGTTCCTGATTGAGTATGGCCCAGCACAGCTCTACTGGGAGCCAGCAGAAGTTTTTCTCAAATTGTCTTGTGTCCAACTCATGCTTCAGCTCATTTCAATAGCATGCAACTGGAAAACGTACTATGCAAG GAATGACACCGTACGATACGCTTTGGATGTACTCGCCATCCTCACTGTGGTTCCTAAAATCCAGTTGCAGCTGGCAGAACCTGTGGATGTGTTAGATGAAGCTGGATCTACTGTTTCCACTGTGG GTATTAGTATCATCCTTGGAGTTGCTGAGGGTGAATTTTTCATCCATGATGCCGAGATTCAGAAATCAGCCCTTCAGATCATCATCAATTGCGTATGTGGCCCAGATAATCGGATATCCAGTATTGGCAAATTCATCTCTGGAACTCCTCGGCGAAAGCTTCCTCAGGCCCCCAAGAGCAGTGAGCACACATTGGCTAAGATGTGGAATGTGGTGCAGTCCAACAACGGCATCAAagtgctgctgtcactgctgtccATAAAAATGCCGATCACAGACGCAGATCAGATCCGAGCATTAGCCTGCAAAGCCTTGGTGGGGCTCTCCCGCAGCAGTACTGTCCGGCAGATTATCAGCAAGCTCCCCCTCTTCAGCAGCTGCCAAATTCAGCAGCTGATGAAGGAGCCAGTGCTCCAGGACAAGCGCAGTGAGCACGTGAAGTTCTGCAAATACGCAGCTGAGCTGATAGAGCGTGTCTCGGGGAAGCCGTTGCTGATCGGCACCGATGTCTCTCTGGCTCGGTTGCAGAAAGCGGATGTGGTGGCCCAGTCAAGGATCACGTTTCCtgagaaggagctgctgcttcttatCCGGAACCATCTCATCTCAAAGGGCCTAGGAGAAACTGCATCCATCCTTACTAAAGAGGCTGACCTGCCCATGACTGCAGCATCTCATTCATCTGCCTTCACCCCTGTTGCGGCCACTGCCTCTCCTGTGACCCTGCCTCGCACTCCTCGCATCGCTAACGGCATCTCATCCCGTTTGGGCAGCCACACTTCTGTAGGTTCCACTGCCACCTCTGTCCATGCTCAGGCGAGGCCGTCTGCATCGCAAGGTTCGCTTGTCCTTCCAGGCCCTTCTTATGCCAACAACTCTCCTCCAATTGGCAGGATTAGTTTTGTCAGGGAGAGGCCATCTCCCTGCAATGGCAGAAAAATCAGAGTGTTGCGACAAAAATCGGACCATGGCGCCTACAGCCAGAGCCCAGCTATCAAAAAGCAGCTGGACAGACATCTTCCTTCCCCACCCACGCTGGACAGTATAATCACAGAGTACCTTAGGGAGCAGCACGCCCGCTGCAAGAACCCTGTTGCCACCTgtccccctttctctctctttactCCCCATCAGTGTCCTGAGCCAAAACAGAGGCGCCAAGCGCCAACTAACTTTACCTCACGGCTGACCCGCAGGGCAGCCTTTCCGAAGTACGGCGGGGTGGATGGTGGCTGCTTTGATAGACACCTTATATTTAGCAG GTTCCGTCCAATTTCTGTGTTCAGGGAAGCAAATGAGGATGAGAGTGGCTTTACTTGCTGTGCATTTTCTGCAAGAGAAAGATTCTTAATGCTGGGTACTTGCACGGGGCAGTTGAAACTGTATAATGTATTCAGTGGGCAGGAAGAGGCCAGTTACAACTGCCATAACTCTGCCATCACGCACCTTGAGCCATCCAGG GATGGATCCTTATTGCTGACATCTGCTACGTGGAGCCAGCCTCTCTCTGCATTGTGGGGAATGAAGTCTGTCTTTGATATGAA GCATTCCTTCCCTGATGATCAGTATGTGGAGTTCAGCAAGCACTCTCAGGATAGGGTCATTGGCACAAAAGGGGACATTGCCCAT aTCTATGATATTCAGACTGGCAACAAGCTATTGACTCTGTTTAACCCAGATCTTGCCAACAACTACAAGAAGAACTGTGCCACCTTTAACCCCACTGATGACCTTGTCCTAAATGATGGTGTCCTCTGGGATGTTAGATCAGCACAAGCCATCCACAAGTTTGACAAATTCAACATGACCATCAGTGGTGTTTTCCATCCCAATGGGCTAGAGGTCATAGTCAACACAGAAATT tgggatCTCCGAACTTTCCATTTGTTACACACGGTACCTGCACTGGATCAGTGTCGTGTGGTCTTCAATTATACAGGCACAGTTATGTATGGAG CTATGTTGCAGGCAGATGATGAAGATGACCTTCTGGAGGAGAGAATGAGAAGTCCCTTTGGCTCTTCCTTCAGGACATTTAATGCAACTGATTATAAACCTATAG CTACCATAGATGTAAAGCGGAATATCTTTGACCTGTGCACAGACAGCAAGGACTGCTATCTGGCTGTCATTGAG